In a genomic window of Nocardia fluminea:
- a CDS encoding TetR/AcrR family transcriptional regulator: MTSTDKSQVRSRRIQGLDAEQRRARRREQILAAAFDLIAADGYVNTAIEQICQTAFVGNKAFYELFDSKEDCYLALLAQQSERAQDMVATALAESSGTREEIVAAVIGAFAHSMVDDPRVAKVTFGEASGISAKVEQQRRVNRRWAAQFLETLWYDKGFVPPEGIGIDLHALAVSAIGGLFDTVADWLHTDAGATGDIDVLIRDLTAFIEIVHLGLAAAVDRSGR; this comes from the coding sequence GTGACGTCGACCGACAAGAGCCAAGTCCGCTCCCGGCGCATCCAGGGCCTGGACGCCGAACAGCGCCGCGCGCGCAGGCGTGAACAGATCCTGGCCGCCGCCTTCGATCTGATCGCCGCCGACGGCTACGTCAACACCGCGATCGAGCAGATCTGCCAGACCGCCTTCGTCGGCAACAAGGCCTTCTACGAGCTCTTCGACAGCAAAGAGGACTGCTATCTCGCGCTGCTCGCGCAGCAGAGCGAACGCGCGCAGGACATGGTCGCCACCGCGCTGGCGGAATCCTCGGGCACGCGCGAGGAGATCGTCGCCGCCGTCATCGGCGCCTTCGCGCATTCGATGGTCGACGACCCGCGCGTGGCGAAGGTGACTTTCGGTGAGGCCAGCGGCATTTCGGCGAAGGTCGAACAGCAGCGGCGCGTCAACCGCCGCTGGGCCGCTCAGTTCCTCGAAACCCTTTGGTACGACAAAGGATTCGTTCCCCCCGAGGGAATCGGTATCGACCTGCACGCCCTCGCCGTCTCCGCGATCGGCGGCCTGTTCGACACCGTCGCCGACTGGCTCCACACCGACGCCGGCGCGACAGGCGACATCGACGTGCTGATCAGAGACCTCACAGCCTTCATCGAGATCGTCCACCTGGGCCTGGCCGCCGCCGTAGACCGTTCAGGTCGCTGA
- a CDS encoding ABC transporter substrate-binding protein, producing MPASVRNRTRFRRTAEQGGRVRSRGFVVAAALLCAAVLTAGCADKHDDASTIIRTTTNIAGAGVVGADRDTATACPLPSAPDGGSGGTRTVTHTAGTSQVPADPQRIVVLTTSALDAACAVGLWERVAGAVTLDGDRSQPMYLGYGVVKVPSVGPIGQPDPARIAELKPDLILGDVAPAAGGYEALSKIAPTVLIGAGGSWQSDFAAYAAGMNRDDAAETALENYLSEAHDLGPALNARQSQASVLRFTADTTQVQGAETFAARVLSDVGVQRPTAQRGPSFDITEADLATKAEGDIIYVMFDGPDGEKHGKQVLRSDQFEELGASTDKRVFAVDDKIWHTTGLTAARAILTDLRNSLNGYVTD from the coding sequence ATGCCGGCGAGCGTCCGAAACCGCACCCGATTCCGTCGCACCGCAGAGCAGGGCGGGCGCGTCCGCTCACGCGGCTTCGTCGTGGCTGCCGCGTTGCTGTGCGCCGCCGTGCTCACCGCCGGATGCGCGGACAAGCACGATGACGCGAGCACGATCATCCGCACCACCACGAATATCGCCGGTGCGGGCGTGGTCGGGGCCGATCGCGATACCGCGACCGCGTGCCCGTTGCCGAGTGCGCCCGACGGCGGCTCCGGCGGCACCCGGACGGTCACGCACACCGCCGGTACCTCGCAGGTGCCGGCCGACCCGCAACGCATCGTCGTGCTCACCACCTCGGCGCTCGACGCGGCCTGCGCGGTCGGTCTGTGGGAGCGGGTCGCGGGCGCGGTGACCCTCGACGGCGACCGTTCGCAGCCGATGTACCTGGGTTACGGCGTCGTGAAGGTGCCGAGCGTCGGCCCGATCGGTCAGCCTGATCCCGCTCGGATCGCCGAGCTGAAGCCCGATCTGATTCTCGGCGACGTCGCACCGGCCGCGGGCGGATACGAGGCGCTGAGCAAGATCGCCCCCACCGTGCTGATCGGCGCGGGCGGCAGCTGGCAGTCCGATTTCGCCGCCTACGCCGCGGGCATGAACCGCGACGATGCCGCCGAAACCGCCTTGGAGAACTACCTCTCCGAGGCCCACGACCTCGGCCCCGCACTGAACGCGCGCCAGTCCCAGGCTTCGGTGCTGCGCTTCACCGCCGACACCACTCAGGTCCAGGGCGCCGAAACCTTTGCCGCGCGAGTTCTGTCCGATGTCGGTGTCCAACGCCCGACCGCGCAGCGCGGTCCGTCCTTCGACATCACCGAAGCCGACCTCGCCACCAAAGCCGAAGGCGACATCATCTACGTGATGTTCGACGGCCCGGACGGCGAGAAACACGGCAAGCAGGTCCTGCGCTCCGATCAGTTCGAGGAATTGGGCGCCTCGACCGACAAGCGTGTCTTCGCGGTCGACGACAAGATCTGGCACACCACGGGTCTCACCGCCGCCCGCGCGATCCTCACCGACCTGCGCAACAGCCTCAACGGCTACGTCACCGACTGA
- a CDS encoding ABC transporter permease produces MAEQVETSAGSLLRHTLIQTERLLVRWGRNPVTLLETLLIPCLLLVMLNIVVGGQIEKFTGDNALYGSVPMVALVGALSGAVASGVLLGRERDAGLLAKFWVLPVHRASGLISRILAEGCRILLGTVAVLIVGFLLGFRFHHGPLAALVFLAIPVVFGLAFATMVTAVAVYSAKASLVEGITILASLMMFFSTGFVPLVAFPTWIQPVVRYQPMSVAVDAMRGLSDKGPIAVPLLLTLAWSGAALLLFAVPAAVGFRRASRR; encoded by the coding sequence ATGGCAGAACAAGTCGAGACCTCGGCGGGCTCGCTGCTGCGGCACACGCTGATCCAGACCGAACGGCTGCTGGTGCGCTGGGGACGCAACCCGGTCACGCTGCTGGAGACCCTGCTCATCCCGTGTCTGCTGCTGGTGATGCTCAACATCGTGGTGGGCGGTCAGATCGAGAAGTTCACCGGCGACAACGCCCTCTACGGCTCGGTGCCGATGGTCGCGCTCGTCGGCGCGCTGTCCGGCGCTGTCGCGAGTGGCGTGCTGCTCGGCCGTGAACGCGACGCGGGTCTGCTGGCCAAGTTCTGGGTGCTGCCCGTGCATCGGGCGTCGGGCCTGATCTCCCGCATCCTCGCCGAGGGGTGCCGGATCCTGCTCGGCACCGTGGCGGTGCTGATCGTCGGCTTCCTGCTCGGCTTCCGCTTCCACCACGGTCCACTGGCCGCCCTGGTGTTCCTGGCGATCCCCGTGGTGTTCGGACTCGCCTTCGCCACCATGGTCACCGCCGTCGCCGTCTACAGCGCGAAGGCCTCACTGGTCGAGGGCATCACGATCCTCGCCTCGCTGATGATGTTCTTCAGCACCGGCTTCGTGCCGCTCGTCGCCTTCCCGACCTGGATTCAGCCGGTGGTGCGCTACCAGCCGATGTCGGTGGCCGTCGACGCGATGCGCGGACTGTCCGACAAGGGTCCCATCGCCGTGCCCCTGCTGCTCACCCTCGCCTGGTCCGGCGCCGCGCTCCTGCTGTTCGCCGTGCCCGCCGCCGTCGGCTTCCGGCGCGCGAGCCGCCGGTAG